In the genome of Spirochaetia bacterium, one region contains:
- the coaD gene encoding pantetheine-phosphate adenylyltransferase encodes MNAMLPGSFDPPTLGHIDIIERSARLYEHLYVVVAANINKQCLFSPEERKDMLTQILSSHDNIEVVIYNGLVVDFAKKHDIRVMIRGVRALVDFGYEFELAMTNKQLYDKLEVLFMPTSPNYFLLRSSQIRELAFYHADISTMVPPLVARKIRDRYEKK; translated from the coding sequence ATGAATGCCATGCTTCCCGGTTCCTTTGATCCACCTACGCTCGGACATATAGATATCATTGAACGGAGTGCACGTTTGTATGAACATCTGTATGTCGTCGTAGCTGCAAATATCAACAAGCAGTGTCTTTTTTCCCCTGAAGAGCGGAAGGATATGCTGACGCAGATTCTCAGCAGCCATGACAATATTGAAGTCGTCATCTATAATGGACTTGTCGTGGATTTTGCAAAGAAGCATGATATAAGGGTCATGATCAGAGGCGTGCGTGCCTTGGTCGATTTTGGCTATGAATTTGAATTGGCCATGACCAACAAGCAGCTGTATGACAAACTTGAAGTCCTGTTTATGCCTACCAGTCCCAATTATTTCTTGCTGAGGTCATCCCAGATAAGGGAATTGGCTTTCTATCATGCCGATATCTCTACGATGGTCCCTCCTCTTGTGGCTAGGAAAATAAGAGATCGGTATGAAAAAAAGTAA
- the rplS gene encoding 50S ribosomal protein L19: protein MDVIKAIEEEQMRENAENFRVGDTIKVYFKIIEGTTERVQVFEGLVIAKNNSGLRRSFVVRKISYGVGVERIFPLHSPRIEKIEVVRKGRVRRAKLYYIRKRVGKAAKVKELIVSKNR, encoded by the coding sequence ATGGACGTAATTAAAGCAATTGAAGAAGAGCAGATGAGGGAAAACGCTGAGAATTTCAGAGTTGGTGATACAATCAAGGTTTACTTCAAGATTATTGAAGGTACAACGGAAAGAGTCCAGGTTTTTGAAGGCTTGGTCATTGCCAAGAACAACAGTGGACTCCGTCGCTCTTTCGTCGTAAGAAAAATTTCCTATGGTGTGGGTGTAGAAAGGATTTTCCCGCTTCATTCTCCCCGTATCGAAAAAATTGAAGTCGTTCGCAAAGGACGTGTCAGAAGGGCAAAGCTCTATTATATCAGGAAAAGGGTTGGGAAAGCGGCCAAGGTCAAAGAGCTTATTGTCAGCAAGAACCGCTAA
- the trmD gene encoding tRNA (guanosine(37)-N1)-methyltransferase TrmD, translated as MNIDVVTLFPEMLQGFFTNSIMKRAVQAGRISYNLIDFRHFATDCHHTCDDTPYGGGAGMVIKPQPLCDALESIGASEKRVIYASPSGKPFSQAYAQELSKEKDLVFICGHYEGIDQRAIDLYVDDEISIGEYVISSGEVASLVIIDAVYRLVDGVINGESLKEESFTGNLLEYPQYTRPELYKDMQVPPVLLGGNHAEIEAWRLGKRLEKTLLNRPELLEEASLDVKTRKALQEIRNKAKRT; from the coding sequence ATGAATATAGATGTAGTAACCTTGTTTCCAGAGATGCTCCAGGGTTTCTTTACGAATTCAATCATGAAGAGAGCTGTCCAGGCGGGTAGAATCTCTTATAACTTGATTGATTTTCGTCACTTCGCTACTGATTGTCATCATACCTGTGATGATACGCCTTATGGAGGCGGTGCAGGGATGGTGATCAAGCCCCAGCCGTTGTGCGATGCGTTGGAGTCAATCGGTGCCAGTGAAAAGAGGGTCATTTATGCTTCACCGTCCGGCAAGCCCTTTTCCCAGGCCTACGCCCAGGAACTGAGCAAGGAAAAAGACTTGGTCTTTATCTGCGGACATTACGAAGGAATTGACCAACGGGCAATTGACCTGTATGTTGATGACGAGATTAGTATCGGTGAGTACGTGATTTCCAGTGGTGAGGTGGCAAGCCTTGTGATCATAGATGCTGTCTATCGTCTGGTAGACGGTGTGATCAACGGTGAGTCTCTCAAAGAGGAAAGCTTTACCGGCAATTTGCTGGAGTATCCACAGTATACCCGGCCTGAGTTGTATAAGGATATGCAGGTTCCCCCTGTATTGTTGGGTGGCAACCATGCAGAAATTGAAGCTTGGCGCTTGGGTAAGCGGCTGGAAAAGACATTGTTGAACCGGCCGGAGCTTTTGGAAGAGGCATCGTTGGATGTCAAGACCAGAAAAGCTTTGCAAGAAATCAGAAACAAGGCAAAGAGGACCTAA
- the rimM gene encoding ribosome maturation factor RimM (Essential for efficient processing of 16S rRNA) produces MDMLATAIIQTSFGVKGEVKVRPFNDDCSYLGQLKEGIILLKDGRELPCHIDGFRMSGSQALMKIRGIDTPEEAKKLSGATLQVPRSEAAPLEDGEYYVADLIGCTLVHGGLPMATVVNVFEGSQSLMLEAADGKGEKYLVPKMDRYVANVNLEAKTIELLTPWLLA; encoded by the coding sequence ATGGATATGCTCGCAACGGCTATCATCCAGACTTCTTTCGGAGTCAAGGGTGAGGTAAAGGTCCGCCCATTCAACGATGATTGCTCCTACTTGGGACAACTCAAGGAGGGAATTATCCTCTTGAAGGATGGCCGCGAGCTTCCATGTCATATCGATGGATTCCGCATGTCGGGCAGTCAGGCACTGATGAAAATTCGGGGTATTGATACTCCGGAAGAAGCAAAAAAGCTTTCAGGTGCTACACTTCAGGTTCCAAGAAGTGAGGCTGCCCCGCTTGAGGATGGGGAATACTATGTCGCCGACTTGATCGGGTGCACACTCGTTCATGGCGGTTTGCCAATGGCTACAGTGGTTAATGTCTTCGAGGGTTCACAGTCCCTTATGCTGGAAGCAGCAGATGGAAAAGGGGAAAAATACCTTGTTCCCAAGATGGACAGGTATGTTGCAAATGTAAATCTTGAGGCAAAGACCATTGAACTGTTGACGCCTTGGTTGTTGGCATGA
- a CDS encoding KH domain-containing protein produces the protein MEKDLVEYIVKSLVDVPEEVSVTMIEGEKSTILELRVAPDDVGKVIGKQGRIAKAIRTILSASATKSGKRAVLEILD, from the coding sequence GTGGAAAAAGATCTTGTTGAATACATTGTAAAGTCCCTTGTAGATGTCCCCGAGGAAGTATCCGTGACTATGATCGAAGGCGAGAAGTCAACGATTTTGGAACTCAGGGTTGCCCCGGATGATGTCGGCAAGGTGATCGGCAAGCAGGGCCGCATTGCCAAGGCAATCAGAACCATCCTGAGTGCTTCTGCGACAAAGAGCGGCAAGCGTGCTGTTTTGGAGATTTTGGATTAG
- the rpsP gene encoding 30S ribosomal protein S16 → MRLKRFGSKKRPYYRIVVQDSRVATKGKTLAEVGQYHPVENKENQVVLNVEAVKDWLAKGAQPSATVRSLLNKQGITVSRTVQE, encoded by the coding sequence ATGAGACTGAAGCGTTTTGGATCCAAGAAGCGTCCTTATTATAGGATCGTTGTCCAGGATTCCAGGGTCGCAACCAAGGGTAAGACACTTGCAGAAGTCGGTCAGTATCATCCCGTCGAAAACAAAGAAAACCAAGTGGTTCTCAATGTTGAGGCAGTGAAAGATTGGCTTGCAAAGGGTGCACAACCCAGTGCGACTGTCCGTTCCTTGCTTAATAAGCAGGGAATTACAGTTTCCAGAACTGTCCAGGAATAA
- the ffh gene encoding signal recognition particle protein produces the protein MFDSISEKFSGILRNFAGKGKITERNIEDAVEQIKVALLDADVNLRVVRRFVNATREEALGEKVLKAVDPGQQFTKIVYDKMVALLSDEGNQDLKLKGPDTTSVLLMMGLQGSGKTTTSAKLALKLKQSGRRPLMVAADLVRPAAITQLQVLGEKVEVPVFTIEGEKNPVTVARRGLEYARKNQFDVMIIDTSGRMHLDEILMKEITDIAAAVHPDETLFVADAMTGQNAVAIAKEFEQHVGISGVILSKFDSDTRGGAALSLKSVVGKPIKFIGVGEKMEDLNQFYPDRIASRILGMGDIVSLVEKAQEVVDQEEAAKLEKKIKNKTFDLQDYLEQIKQMEKMGSMDKILDMVPGVAGNVDTSKLDLDQFKRDKAIILSMTKKERSNFMIIGPARRRRIAKGSGTRVSDVDRLLKKFQKMRNTMRKITKNKKYLNKLQQQFG, from the coding sequence ATGTTTGATTCAATAAGTGAGAAATTTTCAGGAATACTGAGGAATTTTGCCGGAAAAGGCAAGATTACCGAAAGAAATATTGAAGATGCCGTAGAGCAGATAAAGGTTGCCCTGCTTGATGCAGATGTCAACCTCCGTGTGGTGCGTCGTTTTGTCAATGCAACACGTGAGGAAGCTTTGGGTGAGAAGGTACTCAAGGCCGTTGACCCAGGGCAGCAGTTTACGAAAATCGTCTATGACAAGATGGTTGCTCTCCTTAGTGATGAAGGCAACCAGGATCTGAAGCTCAAAGGTCCAGACACGACCAGTGTACTGCTTATGATGGGACTCCAGGGAAGCGGCAAGACGACGACCAGTGCAAAGCTTGCATTGAAGCTGAAGCAGTCAGGTAGGCGTCCGCTCATGGTTGCTGCTGATTTGGTCCGTCCTGCTGCAATCACACAGCTGCAGGTACTGGGTGAAAAGGTTGAAGTCCCTGTCTTTACCATAGAAGGTGAAAAAAATCCCGTGACCGTTGCACGGCGCGGGCTTGAATATGCCAGGAAGAATCAATTTGATGTGATGATCATCGATACATCAGGACGTATGCATCTTGATGAGATACTGATGAAGGAAATTACAGACATCGCAGCAGCTGTACATCCGGATGAGACGCTTTTCGTTGCTGATGCAATGACTGGACAGAATGCTGTTGCCATTGCAAAGGAATTTGAGCAGCATGTAGGTATTTCAGGAGTCATCCTTTCCAAATTTGATTCAGATACCCGTGGTGGTGCAGCTCTTTCCCTGAAGTCGGTTGTCGGCAAACCCATCAAGTTCATCGGTGTCGGTGAAAAAATGGAAGACCTCAACCAGTTCTATCCTGACAGGATTGCCAGCAGGATCCTGGGAATGGGTGATATCGTCTCCTTGGTCGAAAAGGCACAGGAGGTCGTTGATCAGGAAGAAGCTGCAAAGCTTGAGAAGAAGATCAAGAACAAGACCTTTGACCTGCAGGATTATCTGGAACAGATCAAGCAGATGGAGAAGATGGGGTCGATGGACAAGATCCTTGATATGGTCCCGGGTGTCGCAGGCAATGTAGACACCAGCAAGCTCGATTTGGACCAGTTCAAGCGTGACAAGGCAATCATACTTTCGATGACAAAGAAAGAAAGATCTAATTTCATGATTATAGGACCTGCCCGGCGCAGGAGAATTGCCAAGGGAAGTGGGACGCGTGTATCTGATGTTGACAGGCTCTTGAAAAAATTTCAGAAAATGCGTAATACCATGCGTAAGATTACAAAGAATAAAAAATATCTGAACAAGCTACAGCAGCAGTTCGGATAA